The Primulina eburnea isolate SZY01 chromosome 6, ASM2296580v1, whole genome shotgun sequence genome contains a region encoding:
- the LOC140835491 gene encoding uncharacterized protein has translation MERKAKDPTCTFLTEFQAAKSAARNPPQGRALTSKWKPPEANYLKLNVDACYNEHLNHYSVGGALRDNQGRLLLAFGKQISKPNSVLMGELEAIHEGIKLLYDKHFHDVQVTTDSLLAVQAVTTSQDDISYVGLRASVIKDLVQEPVVSNFFYENKLANHVAHSIALFSSCSHSSFVWKNGEFPLWLVNLVTLDLS, from the exons ATGGAAAGAAAGGCTAAAGATCCTACATG TACCTTCCTAACAGAATTCCAAGCTGCTAAATCGGCTGCTCGAAATCCTCCTCAAGGGCGAGCTCTGACCAGCAAATGGAAACCACCAGAAGCAAATTACTTAAAGTTGAACGTTGATGCCTGCTACAATGAACACCTGAATCATTACAGTGTAGGTGGAGCACTACGAGACAACCAAGGCAGACTGCTCCTAGCTTTTGGGAAACAAATTTCGAAACCCAACTCAGTGCTTATGGGAGAACTCGAGGCAATTCATGAAGGTATCAAGCTATTATATGACAAACATTTCCATGATGTCCAAGTTACAACAGATTCCTTATTGGCAGTGCAAGCAGTCACGACCTCTCAGGATGATATTAGCTATGTAGGATTACGGGCTTCGGTTATCAAAGACCTGGTCCAGGAACCGGTAGTGTCTAACTTTTTTTATGAGAATAAATTGGCTAATCATGTGGCCCATAGTATTGCTCTCTTTTCTTCTTGCTCCCACTCATCCTTTGTCTGGAAGAATGGCGAGTTCCCTCTGTGGCTAGTAAATCTTGTAACTCTTGATCTTTCTTAA